From the genome of Mycteria americana isolate JAX WOST 10 ecotype Jacksonville Zoo and Gardens chromosome 12, USCA_MyAme_1.0, whole genome shotgun sequence, one region includes:
- the NTHL1 gene encoding endonuclease III-like protein 1 isoform X1, whose translation MCAALSAGGGRAAARRLGRAGGAAGVSQVHSTASVPRRSRRRKSVAIAYESGQGDGAEQGMSEPQRPRWEPRDWRQQLERIREMRRNRDAPVDEMGVEKCYDSSAPPQVMRYQVLLSLMLSSQTKDQVTSAAMLRLRQHGLTVDSILQMDDATLGQIIYPVGFWRNKVKYIKQTTAILKQKYGGDIPRTVEELVQLPGVGPKMAHLAMNIAWDSVSGIAVDTHVHRITNRLKWVKKETRYPEETRAALEDWLPRDLWREINWLLVGFGQQTCLPVNPRCNECLNQDICPAAKRR comes from the exons atgTGCGCGGCCCTGtccgccggcggggggcgggcggcggcccggcggctcggcagggccgggggggcggccggag TGAGCCAGGTCCACAGCACAGCCAGCGTCCCGAGgcgcagcaggaggaggaagagcgtcGCCATAGCCTACGAATCTGGGCAGGGGGATGGCGCGGAGCAGGGGATGTCTGAGCCCCAGAGGCCACGCTGGGAGCCAAGGGACTGGCGCCAGCAGCTGGAGCGCATCCGGGAAATGAGGAGGAACAGAGATGCTCCCGTCGATGAGATGGGAGTGGAGAAGTGTTACGACAGCAGCGCACCTCCGCAG GTTATGCGCTACCAAGTTCTGCTGTCGCTGATGCTCTCCAGCCAGACCAAGGACCAGGTGACATCAGCTGCCATGCTGCGCCTGAGGCAGCACGGCCTCACGGTCGACAGTATTTTGCAGATGGATGATGCGACGCTTGGGCAGATCATTTACCCTGTAGGATTCTGGAGG AACAAGGTGAAGTACATAAAGCAGACGACCGCCATCCTGAAGCAGAAGTACGGGGGCGACATACCGAGAACCGTGGAGGAGCTGGTGCAGCTGCCAGGAGTTGGGCCCAAAATGGCCCACTTGGCCATGAACATTGCCTGGGACAGCGTGTCCGGGATAG CTGTGGACACCCATGTGCACAGGATCACAAACAGGCTGAAGTGGGTGAAAAAGGAGACCAGATACCCTGAGGAAACTCGGGCAGCGCTGGAGGACTGGCTGCCCAG GGATCTCTGGAGGGAGATAAACTGGCTCTTGGTGGGCTTTGGCCAGCAGACCTGCCTGCCTGTGAATCCTCGCTGCAACGAGTGCCTCAATCAAGACATTTGCCCAGCTGCTAAGAGACGCTGA
- the NTHL1 gene encoding endonuclease III-like protein 1 isoform X2 yields the protein MCAALSAGGGRAAARRLGRAGGAAGVSQVHSTASVPRRSRRRKSVAIAYESGQGDGAEQGMSEPQRPRWEPRDWRQQLERIREMRRNRDAPVDEMGVEKCYDSSAPPQVMRYQVLLSLMLSSQTKDQVTSAAMLRLRQHGLTVDSILQMDDATLGQIIYPVGFWRNKVKYIKQTTAILKQKYGGDIPRTVEELVQLPGVGPKMAHLAMNIAWDSVSGIGIMKCVFHLGKLRGRDCNLRNIS from the exons atgTGCGCGGCCCTGtccgccggcggggggcgggcggcggcccggcggctcggcagggccgggggggcggccggag TGAGCCAGGTCCACAGCACAGCCAGCGTCCCGAGgcgcagcaggaggaggaagagcgtcGCCATAGCCTACGAATCTGGGCAGGGGGATGGCGCGGAGCAGGGGATGTCTGAGCCCCAGAGGCCACGCTGGGAGCCAAGGGACTGGCGCCAGCAGCTGGAGCGCATCCGGGAAATGAGGAGGAACAGAGATGCTCCCGTCGATGAGATGGGAGTGGAGAAGTGTTACGACAGCAGCGCACCTCCGCAG GTTATGCGCTACCAAGTTCTGCTGTCGCTGATGCTCTCCAGCCAGACCAAGGACCAGGTGACATCAGCTGCCATGCTGCGCCTGAGGCAGCACGGCCTCACGGTCGACAGTATTTTGCAGATGGATGATGCGACGCTTGGGCAGATCATTTACCCTGTAGGATTCTGGAGG AACAAGGTGAAGTACATAAAGCAGACGACCGCCATCCTGAAGCAGAAGTACGGGGGCGACATACCGAGAACCGTGGAGGAGCTGGTGCAGCTGCCAGGAGTTGGGCCCAAAATGGCCCACTTGGCCATGAACATTGCCTGGGACAGCGTGTCCGGGATAG GTattatgaaatgtgttttccatCTGGGTAAACTAAGGGGCAGAGATTGCAACTTGCGTAACATCAGCTGA